A single Biomphalaria glabrata chromosome 2, xgBioGlab47.1, whole genome shotgun sequence DNA region contains:
- the LOC106059349 gene encoding tetratricopeptide repeat protein 4-like has protein sequence MPRSQPSMSEEERRQLIEKLNSDLEDFVAERSIAARNKKKTEPEDTRTIDEIAEELKNHPAFMTEIDWSKPLPPEIEGLMQLKYESENPTARADSYRDDGNEQFKLKKYKIAIANYTEGITCRCPDAELNAILYANRAAAQFYLGNFRSAFNDCIFARKFKADHMKAIVRGAHCCYKMSKYTDAIRWCDAALMIDPENKEILELRVKSEQGKKAVERDERKQAAQERKEEAEEKKLLQIILMRGIQVASMKVSKDVKFDPLLLTALESHNPTGAKVHVDGEGKLHWPVIFFYPEYAETDFIHDFNEEHCFYDHLAHMFGPEVEPPSWDEEHKYTADTIEIYFEHKEDEKLYKVDPHSSLLQALQHQKYLVYAGTPGFILCVRDSRFQKELLNRYKL, from the exons ATGCCGAGATCACAGCCTTCTATGTCTGAAGAAGAAAGGAGACAGTTGATAGAAAAATTGAACTCAGATCTTGAAGATTTTGTTGCTGAGAGGTCAATAGCTGCTAGGAATAAGAAAAAAACTGAGCCTGAAGATACAAGAACTATTGATGAAATAGCTGAG GAACTAAAAAATCATCCAGCCTTTATGACTGAAATAGACTGGAGCAAACCTTTGCCTCCTGAAATTGAAGGGTTAATGCAGCTTAAATATGAATCAGAAAATCCAACAG CCCGTGCTGATAGTTACAGAGATGATGGAAATGAACAGTTTAAACtgaagaaatacaaaatagCTATTGCCAACTACACAGAAGGAATAACTTGTAGATGTCCAGATGCTGAGTTGAACGCTATTTTATATGCAAACAGAGCTGCTGCCCAGTTTTATTTAG GTAACTTTAGATCTGCATTCAATGATTGTATTTTTGCTCGCAAGTTTAAAGCTGACCATATGAAAGCCATTGTTAGAG GGGCACATTGTTGCTACAAAATGAGCAAGTATACCGATGCCATCAGATGGTGTGATGCTGCTCTCATG ATAGATCCTGAAAATAAGGAGATATTAGAGCTGAGAGTAAAAAGTGAGCAAGGAAAG AAAGCTGTTGAAAGAGATGAAAGAAAGCAAGCTGCACAGGAGCGCAAGGAAGAAGCTGAAGAGAAAAAACTACTTCAAATTATATTG ATGCGAGGTATTCAAGTGGCTAGCATGAAGGTTTCCAAAGACGTCAAGTTTGACCCGCTGCTTCTGACAGCATTAGAGTCCCACAACCCAACTGGGGCTAAAGTTCATGTTGATGGAGAAGGAAAACTTCACTGGCCTGTCATTTTCTTTTATCCGGAGTATGCTGAGACAGACTTCATACATGACTTCAATGAGGAACACTG cttcTATGACCATTTGGCTCACATGTTTGGTCCAGAGGTAGAGCCACCATCTTGGGATGAGGAACATAAGTATACAGCTGATACTATAGAG atttattttgagCACAAAGAAGACGAGAAACTCTACAAAGTTGACCCTCATTCTAGTCTTTTACAAGCTTTACAGCATCAAAA GTACCTAGTTTATGCTGGGACTCCAGGATTTATTCTCTGTGTTCGAGACTCtagatttcagaaagaattATTGAACAGATATAAACTTTGA